DNA from Granulicella sibirica:
TTGCCGCGCAGCCGGCGGGCGAAAGGCCGGAGGAAGCTGGGAATGGGTGCAGGGAGAAACCGGCCAGATGTATCCCTGCCGCCGTTTTTGCGGCGCACACAAAGCAAGCGAAGGGCGGCAGGTTCGCCGCCCTTATGCCTGTCGTAGCTAAGCAGCTTTCTTCGCGAACTTGGCGGCTGGCTGAACTGCCTTCCTCACTTTCTCTTTCGCGGCGAACTCCCGCTTCACCTTGTCGGCAATGGCATCGGTGTCCACCTTGTACACGGCAGCGGCCTCGTTGAGTACCTGAGCCGGGTTATGCCGGGTGCTCATGTAGAGGATGGTGGTTTCAACTAAGACACTACCCAATACACTTTCTTCGGCACGGCGGAGATAGGCTGCAAAGAGCTTGCTGAGAGAGTCGGAGTCTTTGGTCTTCTTGATGCCGTACCTGCGGGCAACGATGGACAGACGGTTTTCATCCAGCAAGGATGCCAGGCGTTCGGCGACGAAGAGCAAGTCACGTTTCATCAGCCGCACCGGAACGGCTTCGGCGATGGCAGCTAGGGTTCGGATGCCAGTCGTGTTGGCAATCGCGGCCTCCCTACGCTGCCGCTCCTCCTGCGCCTTCGCTTTCGGGTCATCCGCGACCTTCTGCGAACGCGGCTTGGGGTGATGCACCGGGCAGGTTGGCTCCGCGCATACCTTGCGAATCTCGCCCTTGTCGATACCTTCGGACACGATGGCTTCGGTGGTGAACCTGCACGTCTTGAACTCCGGTCGGGTAGCCTCTTCTTTGCTGGTGGGCTTGTCGGGACGGACTTCGACGTACTTGTTACGCGGCAACGTCGCGCTGCCCTCCTTCTGCTGTCCATAGGCCGTGCTGATTTGTACGAGCTTGGGCTTGGCGGCGAGGGTCTTGGCAACGTGGGCATCGACCTTCGCCTGATAGCAGACGGGATCGGTGCAAGCGTCCTGTTTGCCCATGTCCAGAAAGAGGAGTTTATTGTGTCCTGTCCGTTTGGGGCAATCCACGCAACTCCCCGCCGCTGGAACTAGCTCCGCATTGCGCTTGTCGAAGGGAGCGAGTTTGAGGATGAGAAGAATGTTCGTCTCAATCCAGAAATGCAGACTACGGACGGGGAGCAGGATGCGTTTGGCCTTCTGGCCTCCCGCGCTCCAATCCTCTTTGAAGCAAGCCGCGAGTGCCTGTTCCTGTTGGGCTGGCTGGAGCTTCGCCAGCAAGAGCGCATGGCCGACGCCTATCTCCTCGCGGTAGAACGCATCCACGACGGTCTGCGACAGTTCGGTCAAGCGCAGCCGTGCGGCGACATACACCGGACTCTTGCCCGTCTTCGCGGCAATCTGTTCGACGCTGTACTTCGGCTCCTCCAAGTTGAGGAGGGCGCGGAAGCCGTTGGCTTCTTCCATCGGGTGAACGTCACGGCGCTGGAGGTTTTCAATCAACTGCGCCTCCAATACTTCGGCATCGGTGAGGTTCTTGATGCGAACGGGCACGGTGGCGACTTCGGCAAGTTGGGCGGCGCGGTAACGCCGTGCGCCGAAGACGATCTCGAAGCTGCGCTCACTGGTAGGCCGAACCAGCAAGGGAGAGAGAACGCCCTGGCTGCGGATGGTTTCGGCCAACTCCTTCAAGGCGTTCTCCTCGAAGATGCGGCGGGGGTTGGTGGCGGACTCGGTGAGCATCGCAAGCGGAAGGTCACGGTACTCGGTGGCGTTGGTAACGGTGGTGGTGTTCATGGTGACGAGCTCCTTTCGAGCGGTTGCACTGCATGGGTGGTGGAGCGGTCGCACTGCCTTATGTCCGCTCCGTGGATGAAAACGGTTTAGGCGCGTGTGGGCTGCTGCTTTGCGAAGGCTTCGGTGAAGCCCTGCTCTCGCAGGTTCCTGTCCCACAGCTTGGCGAAGTGTTCGTGTTCGTCGTGAAGTTGCGAGTGATAGCAGTAGTTGCCTTCTCGGATGAATCGGCTCCACTGCTCGCCCCCTGCGTAGTCATTGCGGTAATAGAAGGGATTTAGGTGTGGCTTTCCTGCAAGACCAAACTCGAAACACATCTCCGGGTCACGCATCGCATCGCCGTGCT
Protein-coding regions in this window:
- a CDS encoding ParB/RepB/Spo0J family partition protein, translated to MNTTTVTNATEYRDLPLAMLTESATNPRRIFEENALKELAETIRSQGVLSPLLVRPTSERSFEIVFGARRYRAAQLAEVATVPVRIKNLTDAEVLEAQLIENLQRRDVHPMEEANGFRALLNLEEPKYSVEQIAAKTGKSPVYVAARLRLTELSQTVVDAFYREEIGVGHALLLAKLQPAQQEQALAACFKEDWSAGGQKAKRILLPVRSLHFWIETNILLILKLAPFDKRNAELVPAAGSCVDCPKRTGHNKLLFLDMGKQDACTDPVCYQAKVDAHVAKTLAAKPKLVQISTAYGQQKEGSATLPRNKYVEVRPDKPTSKEEATRPEFKTCRFTTEAIVSEGIDKGEIRKVCAEPTCPVHHPKPRSQKVADDPKAKAQEERQRREAAIANTTGIRTLAAIAEAVPVRLMKRDLLFVAERLASLLDENRLSIVARRYGIKKTKDSDSLSKLFAAYLRRAEESVLGSVLVETTILYMSTRHNPAQVLNEAAAVYKVDTDAIADKVKREFAAKEKVRKAVQPAAKFAKKAA
- a CDS encoding DUF6908 domain-containing protein; its protein translation is MKTILQILKQAGGWHHGLYLKIENPAFTALVIEATDESGPCGLPAISVCHYGEQHGDAMRDPEMCFEFGLAGKPHLNPFYYRNDYAGGEQWSRFIREGNYCYHSQLHDEHEHFAKLWDRNLREQGFTEAFAKQQPTRA